The following proteins are co-located in the Frigidibacter mobilis genome:
- a CDS encoding LysR family transcriptional regulator → MHLGWLEDFLALVDHSNFSRAAEARSMSQPSFSRRIKSLEDWVGTPLIDRRTHRIVLTAAGERFRQVAEETVRRLELGRAAARSEDAIDRETLRFAATHMLSFTFFPQWLRRLEAEQPVQATIALTSDHMVACERRMIEGKAQFLLCHHHDAASTEMGSDFRAVRLGCDRLIPVAAPALLKDTDPSAAPQLAFTAESGMGRILASARAPGGRIPPRHPVFTSHLASVLTAMARDGRGITWTALSLVKDDLDGGRLMRADPADEGIEIEIRLWRPRARQSVAAEAFWARIISEVRSSDELQSPM, encoded by the coding sequence GCTGGAAGATTTTCTGGCACTTGTCGATCACAGCAATTTCTCCAGAGCCGCAGAAGCGCGGTCGATGAGCCAGCCAAGCTTTAGCCGGCGCATCAAGTCACTGGAGGATTGGGTGGGGACGCCGCTTATCGACCGCCGCACGCATCGGATCGTACTGACCGCTGCGGGCGAGCGGTTCCGTCAGGTGGCAGAAGAAACGGTGCGTCGCCTCGAACTGGGTCGAGCTGCAGCACGTTCAGAAGATGCAATAGACCGCGAGACGTTGCGCTTTGCTGCTACCCACATGCTTTCGTTCACTTTCTTCCCGCAGTGGCTGCGCCGGCTGGAGGCTGAGCAGCCCGTCCAGGCGACAATTGCGCTGACATCCGATCATATGGTGGCGTGTGAGCGCCGAATGATTGAAGGCAAGGCCCAATTCCTGCTCTGCCACCACCATGACGCGGCGTCCACCGAGATGGGGTCAGATTTCCGGGCTGTAAGGTTGGGGTGTGATCGCCTCATCCCCGTGGCTGCTCCCGCCTTGCTGAAGGACACCGACCCGAGTGCCGCCCCGCAGCTGGCTTTTACGGCAGAATCCGGCATGGGCCGGATTCTCGCTTCCGCGCGTGCACCCGGAGGCCGCATTCCTCCGCGTCATCCGGTATTCACCTCTCATCTTGCAAGTGTCTTGACGGCGATGGCGCGGGACGGCCGTGGCATCACCTGGACAGCGCTGAGTTTAGTCAAGGATGATCTGGACGGGGGGCGCTTGATGCGCGCGGATCCGGCCGACGAAGGCATCGAGATCGAAATCCGCCTCTGGCGTCCGCGGGCCCGCCAGTCTGTGGCCGCCGAGGCCTTCTGGGCCCGTATCATCAGTGAGGTTCGATCATCTGACGAGCTGCAATCGCCCATGTGA